The DNA sequence AAAGTGCGGAAGAAGATCGTAGCGGACGGACTAGCAGATGGTGAGTACGACGTAACGAATGTGGGTCGACACCTCTCTGCGAAAGAGTGGAACGAAGCACTGGGCCTCGATGGTACGGTGGTCGTTGATATGCGAAATCACTACGAAAGTGAAGTCGGACATTTCGAGGGAGCCATGACCCCCGAAGCCGAAACATTCCGCGAAGAATTGCCTGAAGTACTTGAGATGCTCAAGGGAAAGGAAGACAAAAAAGTGTTGTTATACTGTACGGGGGGTATTCGATGCGAGAAGGCCAGTGCCTACCTCAAACATCATGGGTTCAAGGATGTTAACCAATTGCACGGTGGAATCATCGACTATGCGCGTCAGTTGAAGTTTGAAGAACTGCCCAACAAGTACCGCGGTAAAAATTTCGTTTTCGACGAACGTCTGGGCGAACGCATTTCAGAAGAGGTTATTTCTCATTGTCGCCAATGTGGCAAGCCTTGCGATACGCAAGTGAACTGTGCCAACAAGATGTGCAACCTCCTATTTATTCAGTGCGAGGAGTGCGCTGCCGAATACGACCAATGCTGCTCTGATGCCTGCTCGGAGATCGCCGCCTTGCCCGAAGAAAAGCAAAAAGAGATCCGTAAAGGCAAAAAGTCGGCCCAACGGTTTCACTCGCACCGCAAATTCGATCATTTACCTACTCAAAAACATACATAATGCCTATCTACCATAAATTGGGTAAGATCCCACACAAACGCCACACGACCTTTAAAAAACCCGACGGATCACTGTACTACGAGCAGTTGTTCGGTACCATTGGGTTCGACGGAATGTCGAGTCTGATGTATCATGTGGAACGCCCGACCATGGTAACCTCGGTAGGTGAACCGGTCGACCTGACCCCCGAGGTGGCCGTCAAATACAATATGACGAGTCGCTTGCTTAAAGGGTGGAATGTGTCTCCGGAGGCCGACTTTCTAAAGAGCCGTAAAACGGTATTAGCCAATCAGGATGTGAACATCACCCTGGCCGCACCGACCAAATCGCTCCGCGATTACTTCTACAAAAACGCAGATGCCGACGAGATGATCTTCATTCACAAAGGAACCGGCACACTGCGAACCATGCTTGGAAACCTGAAGTTCGGCTATGGCGATTATTTGTTGGTACCTCGGGGTATGATCTACCAGATTAATTTCGATACCGAGGACAACCGCCTGTTCATCGTGGAAAGCAACAGCCCAATGTACACCCCCAAGCGTTATCGCAATTGGTTTGGACAGCTACTCGAGCACAGTCCTTTCTGCGAGCGCGACATTCGACGCCCCCAAGCATTGGAGACCCACGAAGAAAAAGGCGAATTCACCATCAAAGTCAAAAAGCAAAACCACTTGCATACCCTCACCTATGCATCGCACCCTTTCGACGTGGTGGGTTGGGATGGATATAACTATTCCTACGCCTTCAGCATTCACGACTTTGAGCCTATAACCGGACGTGTGCACCAGCCGCCCCCCGTTCATCAAACCTTCGAGACCGATACTTTCGTAGTGTGTAGCTTTGTGCCTCGTCTGTACGACTACCACCCCGAAGCGATCCCCGCGCCGTACAACCACAGCAACATCGATAGCGATGAGGTGCTGTACTACGTCGATGGAGACTTTATGAGTCGAAACAACATCGACAAGGGTTATATTTCTTTACATCCGGCGGGAATCCCACACGGACCGCACTCCGGAGCGTATGAGCGCAGCGTCGGGCAGACCGAAACCGAAGAGCTGGCCGTCATGGTCGACACCTTCAAACCCTTGTGGATCACCAAAGATGCCGTAGCTTTGGACGATGGTGAATACTGGAATTCATGGATTGAGCAATAAGAAAACTACTACACATGGCAACGGATACTACTTCTCTAGCACTCGAAAAGGTATTTCCGGACGCGGAAGATTTTCTTCCTTTGAACGGTACTGATTATGTTGAACTCTACGTGGGTA is a window from the Flavobacteriales bacterium genome containing:
- a CDS encoding homogentisate 1,2-dioxygenase is translated as MPIYHKLGKIPHKRHTTFKKPDGSLYYEQLFGTIGFDGMSSLMYHVERPTMVTSVGEPVDLTPEVAVKYNMTSRLLKGWNVSPEADFLKSRKTVLANQDVNITLAAPTKSLRDYFYKNADADEMIFIHKGTGTLRTMLGNLKFGYGDYLLVPRGMIYQINFDTEDNRLFIVESNSPMYTPKRYRNWFGQLLEHSPFCERDIRRPQALETHEEKGEFTIKVKKQNHLHTLTYASHPFDVVGWDGYNYSYAFSIHDFEPITGRVHQPPPVHQTFETDTFVVCSFVPRLYDYHPEAIPAPYNHSNIDSDEVLYYVDGDFMSRNNIDKGYISLHPAGIPHGPHSGAYERSVGQTETEELAVMVDTFKPLWITKDAVALDDGEYWNSWIEQ
- a CDS encoding rhodanese-related sulfurtransferase, coding for MDPNSGKKGLYNKLGKEQLQARLDAEDFKRITVSFYRYVIIEDPAAMRDELYRKWGARKCLGRIYIAREGINAQMNVPENEWEAFVEELHSIPEFENISFKIAVEDDGRSFLKLIIKVRKKIVADGLADGEYDVTNVGRHLSAKEWNEALGLDGTVVVDMRNHYESEVGHFEGAMTPEAETFREELPEVLEMLKGKEDKKVLLYCTGGIRCEKASAYLKHHGFKDVNQLHGGIIDYARQLKFEELPNKYRGKNFVFDERLGERISEEVISHCRQCGKPCDTQVNCANKMCNLLFIQCEECAAEYDQCCSDACSEIAALPEEKQKEIRKGKKSAQRFHSHRKFDHLPTQKHT